The genomic region TGTCGCTTTCTTTCTGCGCGATAATGCGGTCGATGCCGTAGAGCGCAACACGGCGGTAGTCGCCGATAATCCTGCCTCTGCCGTATGCATCGGGAAGTCCTGTGATGATGTGGCTTCTTCTTGCAAGGCGCATTTCTTCGGTGTATGCTCTGAAAACACCGTCGTTGTGCGTTGTTTTGTAGCGGAATTCGTCCTCGATTTTGTCGCTTAATTTATAGCCGTACGCAAGGCACGCCTGACGCGCCATTCTGATACCGCCGAACGGGTTTACGCCGCGTTTTAAGGGCGCGTCGGTCTGCATGCCGACGATAATTTCGTTATCTTTGTCAAGATAACCCGGTTTATATGTCACAAGCGACGACACTGTTTCGGTGTCGATGTCCAAAACACCGCCTTTTGCGCGTTCCTCTTCAAAAAGCGCGTTGAGCTTTTGCATAAGCTTGTTTGTGCGCTCTGTTGCACCGCTCAAAAAGCTTGCGTCACCTGTGTATTCTTTGTAGTTTTTTTGGATAAAGCCGCGGACGTCAATTTCTTTTTCCCAGTTACCGCCGGCAAATCCCTGATGATTTTGATGTGTCATAATTCTCTCCTTTTGGTGCGAATTTTGTAAAAGTATGTCATAATAATACAATATATTGTGTTGTCTGTCAACGGCAAAAACTATATTTAGTAAAATTATACAAAAAAACAAGCCGAAAAAACTTCGGCTTGTTATGGTTAGACAAAACTAACTACTCGATTATTACCGTACCGCTTTCCTCGTCCCAGTCAACGTTTAAACCAAAGCTTTCGGCAATGAATCTTACGGGAACAACCGTGCGTTCGCTCGAAAATTCGGGAGCTGTGTCAAGTGTGATTTTCTCGCCGTTTACCTCTGCCTCAACGCTTCCGACTGTCATTTTTATAACCGTGCCGCCTTTGGTGATTGTCACACTTTGGTCGTTTTCGTTCCATTCAACCGATGCGCCGAACGTTTCGGATACCGCACGGATAGGAGCGAGCGTTCTTCCGTTTTTGGTGAACGGTTTGATGCCGTCGTATTTGTCGAAATCAACGAAATCACCGTTGATAACCGTGTCGATTGAGATGTCGCCGAGCGCTTTTTTAATTTCCGCAATGGCTTTCAAAAATTTCTTGCGTTCTGTTTCGGCTTTTGTTTTAAAGAGCGCTTTTACGTCTTTTAAATATGTTTTGATGTCGGTTTTTACGCCTTTTAAAGCGTCTTTGATAATCTCCGACAAATCTTCGCTGTCCGAATTTGTATCTTTTTCGGTTACCTTTTCCGTGTCTTTTTCGGTGTTTTTATCAGTTTCTTTCACATTTTCTTTTGTTTCTGTGTCCTTGTCCGATTTCGATGTGTCTTTATCGGTGCTTTCGGTTGTTCCGTCGGACTTTTTGTCGGTATCGGCTTTTTCGCCGTCCGATTTTGCGTCTGTTTCATCTTTTGATGATGTTGTATCCTCTGTTTTTGTGTCGTCTTTTGTTTCGTCTTTCGAGGTATCTTCTTTTTTTGTTTCTTCTTTTGATGTTTCCTCTTTCGCTGTTTCGCTCTTGCTTGACGCTGTATCGGACGGTACCTCGCCGCCGTCAGCAAACGCCGTAAAGCCGATGTTTACAAGCATCATTGCCGAGATTAAAACTGCCAGTATTTTTTTCATAATAAGCTCTCCTTTATATATAAAATTTTAAAATACAAACTGAATAAGTATCATATACAAAATCGTTCCGCCGGCGATGGAAATAAGCATTTGTCTTTTCCAAAGGTGCAAAACCGCGGTAAACGCAACCGCAATCATTTCGGGTATGCCGTGCGAACCGCTTATAAAACTGATGTTTTTAAGGCTGTAAACCAGCAAAAGACCGAAAACCGCACTCGGCAAAACACTGCCGAGATATTTTATGTATTTCGGGGTTTCCTTGCCTGCCGGAAACAGCATAAACGGCAGAAAACGCGTGAGCGCCGTGCCGAGAACAATAAGCGCAACGGTGATAATTTTTTGTGTTAATGTCACTGTGCGTCACCGCCTTTTTCGATGTGATTTCGCAAAAATGTGAGTATTGCAAGTATTGCCGCCATTGACGGAATGATGAAATTATCCGCGCCGAAAATCAAAAGGCACAATGCGGAAATCGCAAGTCCCGCGTACGACGGAAGATGATTTTTCTCGTTTAAGAACTGTTCGAGGAAAATCACCGCGAACATTGATGTCATAACAAAGCTTATGCCGTCGGTGTCAAAGGTGATAAACGAGCCTAAAATTCCGCCGAGCACCGAGCCTGTAACCCAGTAAAGGTGGTTTAGGAGCGTGACAAAAAACATAAACCAGCCTTTGTCAATGCCGTTCGGAATAAGCGCGGTGAAATTTATCGAAAAGGTTTCGTCGCACATTCCGAAGATAAGATAAAGTTTTTTTAAACCTGTGTTTTTAAATTTGTCAAGCATTGAAAGTCCGTAAAACAAGTGGCGCGCGTTTATCATCAGCGTGAGAAGAAACGTCTGAACGGGATTGAACGCGCCGAGCAGAATGTTTACCGCGACAAATTCCATCGAGCCTGCAAGAATGGTTATGCTCATAAGCAGGGGATAGACAAAGCTAAATCCCGAAACGTTCATTAAAACTCCGTATGCAAATCCGAGGAACAAAAACCCTGCAAGAATGGGAATGGTGTGCGGAAATGCGGATTTAAAAGCTTTTTTGATGTCCTTGAACTTTGTATGTGCCATATGTATCACCTGAATTGTTATCTTTTTAACACAAGATGAACAGGTATTCCGTCCTTTGTTTTGATTTTTTCCTCGCCCAAAATAAGCGGACGCGCGTAGTTTATAAATGCTTTTGTAACGTCGTTTCCGCGCGCGTTTATAAAGTTTTCGGGGAGTGTTTTTTCCTTGTTTGCAATAAGGTTTATGTCCATTGACGAAATTTTGATTTTGTAGTTTTCGCCGTTTTCGCGCTCAAAAATCATCATTTCACCGCTTACACCGCGCAGTGCGTATGAAACCGCGGTTTTGCCTATTTTGAACGACTCCGCAAGGTCGGTTTTGGACGCAAAATGCGACGCGGCGCGCTGGAGAACGTTTATTTCAACGCTTCTGCATTTACAGCCGATTTCGGTTTTAACAATATTTTCAAGCGTTTTTGCCGCACCGCCGAGCTGGGCGTGACCGAATTTGTCGTTCTGCAAAACATCGGACGCGGCGGCAACATAAACTCCGTCCTTGTTTTTAATTCCCTCCGACACCGCGACGATAACATTTTTGTGCTTTTTGATTTTGTCTTTGACGTCGCTTAAAAATTCGTTTACGTCAAACTGGTGCTCGGGAAGATATATAAGGTCGGGCGCGCATAGGTTTTCACTTCTCGCAAGCGCGGACGCCGCGGTGAGAAAGCCTGCGTTTCTGCCCATAATTTCAACTATTGTAACGCTGTCCACAAAATAGCAGTATGCGTCGCGCGCGATTTCCGCAACCGATGCGGCAACGTATTTTGCCGCACTGCCGAAACCGGGGCAGTGGTCTGTGCCGAACAGGTCGTTGTCAATGGTTTTTGGTATTCCCATAACGGTTACGCCCTTGTCAAACTTTTTTGCATACGCGTTAAGTTTCATAACGGTATCCATAGAGTCGTTTCCGCCGATATAGAAAAAATATTTTATGTTATGCTTTTTGAGTGAGGCGAAAATGTCCTCGTAAATTTCCGAATTTTCTTCAAATTCGGGAAGCTTAAAACGGCATGAACCGAGATACGACGACGGCGTGTTTTTTAAAAGCGATAAATTTTCTTTGTTCTCGAAAATTTTGTTAAGCTCTTTTAGATTTCCGCTTAAAATGCCGTTAATTCCGTTTACCGTGCCGAAAATTTTGCTGATTTTTTTCGATTTGAGCAGTGCGTCGATAACGCCTGCAAGAGTTGCGTTGATGGCGCAAGTCGGACCGCCCGACTGACCTATAACTGCGTTGGCTTTTGTCACTGTAAACCCTCCAAAATATAGATGCAAATATTATATCACTTTTTGTCGGTATTTGTCAACTTGCATAATCCTCAATTATGTGCGCAAGCTCGATTTTTGAATTTACCCTCACACCGCGCATAAATTCCTCGCGGTCGGTCTTTATCATCTGCGACACATTTATATCAAGCGTTTCCAAAAAATTTTGCTCCCCGTTTTTCACTTCATACACATTAAGCGCGCCGTTTTCGCATAAAATAAGATAGTAAGCCTCGATTTCGTCTGCGTTTTTCACGGACGAAATATTTTCCGCTTTCGGTTTTTCGCTTTTGACCGCATTTGTGTTTTCCGATTGCGATGTTTTTGTGTTTTGCGGAAGTTTGGGGCTTGTCCTTACGGAAAAATATGCAAAAAGCGCAAGCCACAC from Qingrenia yutianensis harbors:
- a CDS encoding 6-phosphofructokinase codes for the protein MTKANAVIGQSGGPTCAINATLAGVIDALLKSKKISKIFGTVNGINGILSGNLKELNKIFENKENLSLLKNTPSSYLGSCRFKLPEFEENSEIYEDIFASLKKHNIKYFFYIGGNDSMDTVMKLNAYAKKFDKGVTVMGIPKTIDNDLFGTDHCPGFGSAAKYVAASVAEIARDAYCYFVDSVTIVEIMGRNAGFLTAASALARSENLCAPDLIYLPEHQFDVNEFLSDVKDKIKKHKNVIVAVSEGIKNKDGVYVAAASDVLQNDKFGHAQLGGAAKTLENIVKTEIGCKCRSVEINVLQRAASHFASKTDLAESFKIGKTAVSYALRGVSGEMMIFERENGENYKIKISSMDINLIANKEKTLPENFINARGNDVTKAFINYARPLILGEEKIKTKDGIPVHLVLKR
- a CDS encoding branched-chain amino acid transporter permease translates to MTLTQKIITVALIVLGTALTRFLPFMLFPAGKETPKYIKYLGSVLPSAVFGLLLVYSLKNISFISGSHGIPEMIAVAFTAVLHLWKRQMLISIAGGTILYMILIQFVF
- a CDS encoding stalk domain-containing protein, whose product is MKKILAVLISAMMLVNIGFTAFADGGEVPSDTASSKSETAKEETSKEETKKEDTSKDETKDDTKTEDTTSSKDETDAKSDGEKADTDKKSDGTTESTDKDTSKSDKDTETKENVKETDKNTEKDTEKVTEKDTNSDSEDLSEIIKDALKGVKTDIKTYLKDVKALFKTKAETERKKFLKAIAEIKKALGDISIDTVINGDFVDFDKYDGIKPFTKNGRTLAPIRAVSETFGASVEWNENDQSVTITKGGTVIKMTVGSVEAEVNGEKITLDTAPEFSSERTVVPVRFIAESFGLNVDWDEESGTVIIE
- a CDS encoding BofC C-terminal domain-containing protein, whose translation is MNKKLYYTICSSVIGVFLIVWLALFAYFSVRTSPKLPQNTKTSQSENTNAVKSEKPKAENISSVKNADEIEAYYLILCENGALNVYEVKNGEQNFLETLDINVSQMIKTDREEFMRGVRVNSKIELAHIIEDYAS
- a CDS encoding AzlC family ABC transporter permease, producing MAHTKFKDIKKAFKSAFPHTIPILAGFLFLGFAYGVLMNVSGFSFVYPLLMSITILAGSMEFVAVNILLGAFNPVQTFLLTLMINARHLFYGLSMLDKFKNTGLKKLYLIFGMCDETFSINFTALIPNGIDKGWFMFFVTLLNHLYWVTGSVLGGILGSFITFDTDGISFVMTSMFAVIFLEQFLNEKNHLPSYAGLAISALCLLIFGADNFIIPSMAAILAILTFLRNHIEKGGDAQ